One part of the Rutidosis leptorrhynchoides isolate AG116_Rl617_1_P2 chromosome 1, CSIRO_AGI_Rlap_v1, whole genome shotgun sequence genome encodes these proteins:
- the LOC139841034 gene encoding uncharacterized protein produces the protein MSSRMAKWAIELGEHDIEFRVRHAIKGQVLADFIAETDSIDEEDAKNSTQVITPKVESEEWKLYTDGASSSDGSGAGLMLVNPEGKEFTYALRFEFATTNNEAEYEALLAGLSMGKELKIPHLRAFFDSQLVANQIMGTFEARQPTIQLYLTKAKELIESFKSFDIEHVRRSQTKKVDALSKLASLTFEHLAKEVLVEVLEKKLILEEEVNDLIHEDEVTWMTPLQVYLEAGIIPEDKNEARKIRIKAPSYKMMNGSMYRRSFLTPWLRCVGPKQTIVINQEMHEGICGLHAGPRFGVPQEIVSDNGKQFAEGIFPKFCDRLKIKQNFTSVYHPQGNGQVEVTNRDIIKGIEKRLGKYRKGWIDELPLVLWAHKITPKRSNGETPYSLVYRTSAVLPTEIQV, from the exons ATGTCGAGTAGGATGGCCAAGTGGGCCATTGAGCTAGGGGAACATGACATCGAGTTCAGAGTCAGACACGCGATCAAAGGACAAGTCTTGGCAGATTTCATCGCTGAAACGGATAGTATTGACGAAGAAGATGCAAAGAACTCCACTCAAGTCATCACTCCGAAGGTCGAAAGTGAAGAATGGAAGTTGTACACTGATGGTGCGTCAAGTTCCGATGGATCAGGTGCCGGTCTAATGTTAGTAAATCCCGAAGGAAAAGAGTTTACTTATGCACTTCGTTTCGAATTCGCAACAACCAACAATGAAGCTGAATACGAAGCGCTACTCGCGGGGCTAAGTATGGGGAAGGAGCTAAAGATTCCCCACCTTCGTGCTTTTTTTGACTCGCAACTAGTGGCTAACCAAATCATGGGCACCTTTGAAGCTCGGCAACCCACCATCCAACTTTACCTAACAAAAGCAAAGGAACTAATCGAAAGCTTTAAAAGTTTTGACATTGAACATGTCCGAAGAAGCCAAACCAAGAAGGTAGATGCACTAAGCAAACTCGCCTCATTGACATTTGAGCATCTCGCGAAAGAAGTCTTGGTGGAGGTATTAGAAAAGAAATTGATCCTGGAAGAAGAAGTCAATGATCTCATACATGAGGACGAGGTAACATGGATGACTCCACTACAAGTGTATCTAGAAGCAGGAATAATACCAGAGGATAAGAACGAAGCAAGGAAGATACGGATAAAGGCACCCTCCTATAAAATGATGAATGGGTCCATGTACCGAAGATCCTTCCTTACCCCATGGCTTCGATGTGTGGGGCCAAAGCAAACAATCGTTATAAATCAAGAAATGCATGAGGGGATATGTGGCCTTCATGCAGGCCCAAG GTTCGGAGTCCCCCAAGAAATAGTCTCGGACAATGGAAAACAGTTTGCAGAAGGGATCTTCCCAAAATTCTGCGACCGATTGAAAATTAAACAAAACTTCACTTCGGTATATCATCCCCAGGGTAATGGACAGGTGGAAGTAACCAACCGAGACATAATCAAGGGAATTGAAAAACGCTTAGGTAAATACAGAAAGGGATGGATTGACGAGCTTCCCCTGGTGTTGTGGGCACATAAGATAACACCGAAGCGAAGCAATGGAGAAACACCCTACAGCCTTGTGTACAGAACATCAGCCGTTCTTCCTACTGAAATACAAGTGTGA